ATTACAAGGacaaattttgtaatttattttctacACCAAACATGTCAACATACAAAAATCTTAAACATAAGgattgtttttataaaataaaaaaaatgagaggGACCTAATCTATAGATAATAAAACTataaggaatatatatatatatatatatatatatatatatatatatatatatatatatatatatatatattaaaaaatattttatataaagacCAAATGTGCTATTATAAAAAACAGTTGTGGAAAAATCTAAGATTCATAAAAATTACTGTTAATTTCTCaattgcttttatatatatatatatatatatatatatatatatatatatatatatatatatatatatatatatatatatattaattattgttataaaagatcgttattttatatgcttttaacctTAACACCTCGTTCCCGAGTtgaaataaagaaaataagagaagagaaaagattgtaaggaaagaaaagaagaaaaaagaaaaaaaaaacaaatttgtcTTTTGTGCTCCCGAGTTGAAGAGAAATTAAaggaaaattaaatattttattttttcttttcgaATCTTCCCAAATTGGAAGAAAAATTATGAGGAAAAATAATCATTTCATTTCCTTCCAATTCTTACTCGAAAACAtcaatctcttcccatttccttttccttccaattCTTACTCGAAAACATCAGTCTCTTcccatttccttttttttttctttcttaaatTGAACTCGGGAGTTCAACCTCACTTCCAATAGTTTAACAccaccaaaaagaaaaaaaaaaaaaaggggacAGTCCAAACCTGAATCCCGTTAGTCACTGCACGTCGCACGGGAAGATAAAAGATTAAAAAGCAGTGTTGCTTCCCACTCCGTCGTCTTTTTTGAGTTATATCACTCTTTTGTTTCAGTTTCACACAGGATCTTACAAGTATAAACAAATCTCTCCCTCCAAAGAACCCTTACTAAACCTCAATACAAAATCTTGATTCTACGATCGACCTAGTTATAGATCAATACAGATCTCAATCACAATTCACATTGCTTCTCTTTGCAAATTCTCCCAACCCCACAAATATCGATCATGTCTGCTCCAAAACCCCCTTCTAGATTCATATATCTTGCaatacttcttcttctttcaTTCAGTTTTTTGATTAGTGTGTCTGCCAGTGAAGAATCTGATGACATTGAGGAACTTATAGCATTAGACGAAGCAGAAGAAGAAAGCGGCGGTGGAACCCACCACCCTAAGCCGTCATCTGAGGCGGAGGTGTTGACTAAGGCCCAACGAATAGTTCTTGAACTCAACAATGATAATACTCAAAGGGCTATTGATGGAAATGAGTACGTTTTGGTTCTGGGTTATGCTCCATGGTGTGTAAGAAGTGCTGAACTCATGCCTAGGTTTGCGGAAGCTGCTAGTTCTTTAAATGAATTAAAGAGCCCTGTTTTAATGGCGAAAATTGATGCTGAGAGGTACCCGAAAGTAGCTTCGAATCTTGAGATCAAAGGGTATCCGACTTTGCTTCTCTTCGTCAATGGCACTTCTCAACCTTACACTGGTGGATTTTCCACGTAAGATTTCATCTCAATTCTCGATTTTTTTACGATATATTGGTACCCGTTGACTGTAATTAAGACATTCTGCTGTGAATTAGGGAAGAAATTGTGATCTGGGTTAGGAAGAAGACGGGTACGCCCATTATCAGAATCAACTCCATTGATGAAGCAAACGAATTTGTTAAGAAACATTCAATATTTGCAGCTGCTTTATTCAATAAATTCGAGGTATgtgttttcgtgttcttgtttCTTAATCACTCAGAAACGAAACACAATCGATCATGTCTTCTCGTTTACTAAACTTTCCAGGGATCAGATCATGATGAATTTGTAAAAGCGGCAACTACTGATAACGATATCCAATTTGTCGAGACAAACAGCCACCAAATTGCCAATATTTTATATCCAGATCTTAAATCTGATAAACTCTTTCTTGGTATTGTTAAAAGTGAACCAGAAAGATACACTTCATATGGTAAGCTAAAGATTTATAAACTTGATGTATGTTTCTTTtgtttatagtttataaaaacacCATTTATATACACTTCATATTGCAGAAGGTGATTTCAAGAAAGACAAGATTCTGCAATTTTTGAATGATAATAAGTTCCCATTGGTCACTTTTTTATCGGAATTGAATTCTGTCAAAGTTTACTCcagtgataaactacaggttaTAAACTTATTTTGTGTTCTTTTGACATTTTTGAATCTTaaatgatgtgtgtgtgtgtgtgtgttttgaaaGTGATTATGTGTGAATGATCACACAATGagatatttagtttttttttttaaacttgaaTGTAATAGATAAAATAAGGGTATACAAATAAACTGATTATTCAAAATTGggcttaaaagttaaaattatatGTTCCAGGTTTATGTCTTTGCAGAAGCTGATGAATTCAAGAAATTACTTGAGCCATTTCAAGATGCTGCAAGGAAGTTCAAATCAAAGGTTGACAAATTACAAATTATTAAACTAGACtgcaaaaaatagcaatgtatttttatttatttatttatttatttatttatttattatagcatactattttcttttctttctatTACATCATTTTACTTTGAAATAATATCTACTTAGTTATAGCTGtgtcatccaaatacaaagtAATTTTCACTGTTGACATTAGGTAGAATTTTCAAACTACAATATCCTTAataagaataaaaattaaaagtacaattctataattaaatagatttttcaaagtataaggaaaaaataaaagcaggttgctatttcttgcatctaGCATTTAGCACTTAGACTAATACtcaatattattattaattattgtgTTTGTTAATTTCATCTTGTGGATGCAGATAATGTTTGTGTTTGTAGACATCAAAGAGGAGAATCTTGCAAAACCGTTTTTAACTTTATTTGGGCTCGAAGATTCAGAAGACACTCTTGTTAGTTTCATTATGAACAATTTCAACAccaatttaacattttttttctcCAAATTATTTCAAGATTTTGCTAatgatattatgattttttttttgtttttgtttttttaaatgtgtTTGATAGGTAACAGCTTTTGATTACAAAACTGGTGCCAAGTATTTGTTAGAGTCGGATCCAACACCTGCAAAAATAGAAGTAGCAATTCAATCAAATTTCTTTGATTTCTTAATGTTTACTTCTATGAATATGTGAATAttgattattatattattattttcttattattatattttttttttctgtaggAGTTTTGCTCGGGGCTTTTTAAGGGTATTCTGCCTCCGTTTTACAAGTCCCAAGCAATACCAGATAATGTGAGTTTTTCTTATCTCATtgttaatataaattaaatttaggATAAGTTACGTTTTTCACCCCTATGGTTTCTCACATTTCACCATTATAATTGAATTCTTTTGCCTAAAATTGTCAATCTTGAACTCTTGATTGTGAAATCACAGAAAGATGCAGACATTCTTACAGTTGTTGGAAAGACATTTGAAGAATTGGTTTTAAGCAACTCCAAAAACATCATTCTTGAGGTCTGTATCCCATTTATTACACATATTAAAACCACCATTCTTCGTTTATACAATTTTATCAAAGACACATTTATACAATTAATATGTTTCCATATTGATCATATTCAAGATACACACACCATGGTGTTTGACCTGTGAAACTACAAGCAAACAAGTGGAGAAACTGGCAAAACACTTTAAGGGATTAGAGAATCTTGTTTTTGCAAAGATAGATGCCTCTGTAAATGAACACCCAAAATTGCAAATGGATGATTATCCAACACTGTTATTCTACCTAGGGGCAAATAAGTCAAAACCCGTAAGTCATTTGCTTTATTGACACTAGTTCTAGTCTTGAAGTT
The genomic region above belongs to Lactuca sativa cultivar Salinas chromosome 4, Lsat_Salinas_v11, whole genome shotgun sequence and contains:
- the LOC111886832 gene encoding protein disulfide isomerase-like 1-6, which gives rise to MSAPKPPSRFIYLAILLLLSFSFLISVSASEESDDIEELIALDEAEEESGGGTHHPKPSSEAEVLTKAQRIVLELNNDNTQRAIDGNEYVLVLGYAPWCVRSAELMPRFAEAASSLNELKSPVLMAKIDAERYPKVASNLEIKGYPTLLLFVNGTSQPYTGGFSTEEIVIWVRKKTGTPIIRINSIDEANEFVKKHSIFAAALFNKFEGSDHDEFVKAATTDNDIQFVETNSHQIANILYPDLKSDKLFLGIVKSEPERYTSYEGDFKKDKILQFLNDNKFPLVTFLSELNSVKVYSSDKLQVYVFAEADEFKKLLEPFQDAARKFKSKIMFVFVDIKEENLAKPFLTLFGLEDSEDTLVTAFDYKTGAKYLLESDPTPAKIEEFCSGLFKGILPPFYKSQAIPDNKDADILTVVGKTFEELVLSNSKNIILEIHTPWCLTCETTSKQVEKLAKHFKGLENLVFAKIDASVNEHPKLQMDDYPTLLFYLGANKSKPMKLPTKSSVKDLAILINKYLKEEASDEHHVVKDEL